One Chordicoccus furentiruminis DNA window includes the following coding sequences:
- a CDS encoding glycoside hydrolase family 36 protein encodes MKQYYAYEEGRLHMVFGVTEDDRIRLVHVSPNPWDEAARERFERENDRESLIEGCQFAQINLAGLNRPYERQGSMYIATAPGADMRFDGLTESRNGDGRRLAIRQSDPVTGIRVETQVQFYDGLSVARFVNTVTNAGGEEQTLEYLGTFSYLGLDREGIGSADRKMRLSIPHNGWQKEAQWQTYTFEELGLSQNQPHVVKRTSKMVEVSNTGHWSAKEYLPMALIENREADTSLFFEIEHNGSWHWEIGMQLNHFFLNVSGPTEIQSHFSKRLGPGDSFTSVPAAVGVSGADFSEAMDELTRYRRRIRRPNRDDEELPVIFNDYMNCLFGDPTTEKEIPLIEAAAKAGCEYFVIDAGWYADGAWWDGVGEWKESRKRFPGGIREVTDAIRAHGMVPGVWLELEVMGIHCDLASRVPDDWFFLRHGKRVYDRSRYQLDFRNPEVVKHVTEVVDRVVRDYGVGYIKMDYNIEPGIGTEVKADSFGDGLLQHERAYLAWLDGIFRKYPDLVIENCSSGGLRMDYAMLSRYSIQSTSDQEDFIQYSTIAANVPSGCTSEQAAVWSYPLRDGESEEAVFNMVNAMLSRIHQSGHLAELTPERFALVKEGISFYKSIRADIRRSVPFWPLGTAKTSDPWAALVIHTDTKAYLAVWRRGTPDSGAGSDYLMLDLARTFRGSGRRVKAVRIAYPSEALSGHAELHFAESSQKLTVRFTEPVMARVFEIESGT; translated from the coding sequence ATGAAACAGTATTACGCTTACGAAGAAGGACGGCTTCACATGGTCTTCGGCGTCACGGAGGACGACCGGATCCGTCTGGTTCATGTATCACCGAATCCCTGGGACGAGGCGGCGCGGGAACGCTTTGAGCGCGAGAACGACCGTGAGTCCCTGATCGAGGGCTGTCAGTTCGCCCAGATCAATCTGGCCGGCCTCAACCGCCCCTATGAGAGACAGGGAAGTATGTATATCGCGACGGCGCCCGGCGCGGACATGCGGTTCGACGGTCTGACGGAGAGCCGGAACGGCGACGGCCGCCGTCTCGCGATCCGCCAGTCCGATCCGGTGACCGGCATCCGGGTCGAGACGCAGGTGCAGTTCTACGACGGTCTGTCCGTCGCCCGCTTCGTCAACACCGTGACCAACGCCGGCGGGGAGGAGCAGACGCTGGAGTATCTCGGAACCTTCTCCTACCTGGGGCTTGACCGGGAGGGCATCGGCAGCGCCGACCGGAAGATGCGTCTTTCGATCCCTCACAACGGATGGCAGAAGGAAGCGCAGTGGCAGACATACACGTTTGAGGAGCTGGGGCTTTCGCAGAACCAGCCGCACGTCGTGAAGAGGACGAGCAAGATGGTGGAGGTGTCCAACACGGGACACTGGTCCGCGAAGGAATATCTCCCGATGGCGCTGATTGAAAACCGCGAGGCGGACACGTCTCTGTTCTTCGAGATCGAGCACAACGGCTCCTGGCACTGGGAGATCGGCATGCAGCTGAACCACTTTTTCCTGAATGTCAGCGGGCCCACCGAGATCCAGTCCCATTTCTCGAAGCGGCTTGGGCCGGGGGATTCCTTCACATCAGTGCCGGCGGCGGTCGGCGTATCCGGGGCGGATTTTTCGGAGGCGATGGATGAACTGACACGCTACCGCCGCCGGATTCGCCGTCCGAACCGGGACGACGAGGAGCTGCCGGTGATCTTCAATGACTATATGAACTGCCTGTTCGGCGATCCGACGACGGAGAAGGAGATCCCGCTGATCGAGGCGGCCGCGAAGGCGGGCTGCGAGTACTTTGTGATCGACGCCGGCTGGTACGCGGACGGAGCCTGGTGGGACGGAGTCGGAGAATGGAAGGAGAGCCGGAAACGCTTTCCGGGCGGAATCCGCGAGGTGACGGACGCGATCCGCGCTCACGGCATGGTGCCGGGCGTCTGGCTGGAGCTTGAGGTGATGGGAATTCACTGCGATCTTGCCAGCCGCGTGCCGGACGACTGGTTCTTCCTCCGGCACGGGAAGCGGGTGTACGACCGCAGCCGCTACCAGCTCGATTTCCGGAACCCGGAGGTCGTGAAGCATGTGACGGAGGTGGTGGACCGGGTGGTCCGCGACTACGGTGTGGGCTACATCAAGATGGATTACAACATCGAACCGGGGATCGGCACCGAGGTGAAGGCGGACAGCTTCGGGGACGGCCTGCTGCAGCATGAGAGGGCTTACCTTGCCTGGCTGGACGGCATCTTCCGCAAATATCCCGATCTGGTGATCGAAAACTGCTCCAGCGGCGGTCTCCGGATGGATTACGCGATGCTGTCACGGTACAGCATCCAGTCTACCAGCGATCAGGAGGACTTCATCCAGTATTCGACTATAGCGGCCAATGTGCCGTCCGGCTGCACGAGCGAGCAGGCGGCCGTCTGGTCCTATCCGCTCCGGGATGGCGAGAGCGAGGAAGCGGTCTTCAATATGGTCAACGCCATGCTCTCGCGGATCCATCAGAGCGGTCATCTGGCCGAGCTGACGCCGGAGCGGTTCGCGCTGGTAAAGGAAGGAATCTCCTTCTACAAATCCATCCGCGCCGACATCCGCAGGTCGGTTCCCTTCTGGCCGCTCGGTACGGCGAAGACATCAGATCCCTGGGCCGCGCTGGTGATCCATACGGATACGAAGGCTTATCTCGCCGTCTGGCGGCGCGGAACGCCGGACAGCGGAGCAGGCAGCGACTATCTTATGCTGGATCTTGCGCGGACCTTCCGCGGGAGCGGACGCCGGGTGAAGGCGGTGCGGATTGCCTATCCGTCGGAGGCGCTCTCCGGGCACGCGGAGCTGCACTTTGCGGAGAGCAGCCAGAAGCTGACCGTACGCTTCACGGAGCCGGTGATGGCGCGGGTATTTGAGATTGAGAGCGGGACGTGA
- a CDS encoding alpha-amylase family protein, whose product MRQEEDEVRYSGKESGLRMEVPPVSRMTVITDRERLSGEPGADCFRNPGIRVTEETTENGTLIRLESDHEPVRWVILRFETDLSAVRRVLGDAWERGYGNLEWRSVSANRPMPWYLLAEEETAGSSRYFGAGVRVRPSAFCFWELDPRGLTLYLDVRSGTEGVRLGGRTLPMAEVVMRRMEGMTAMEASSAFCRAMCDDPLLPAGPVIGSNNWYYAYGDITEESVLRDAEWTARIAKDCRTVPYMVIDDGWQAAHETDGYNGGPWDRGNGRFPDMAALAAKMKALGTRPGLWIRPLYDLRTPYPEEWRLPHTGALDPSVPEVRREIASIVRRIGDWGYELIKYDFVTFDVFGRWGFEMRPSVTEGSWHFHDRSLTGAEVVRTLYRTIRDAAAGRCMSLIGCNAIGHLGAGLFDINRVGDDVSGREWERTRNMGVNSLAFRLGQHRTFYAVDADCAGLTDRADFGKVRQWAELIARTGSALFLSIRPGLLTEEEEQELGRILAMDISHAERPAVPCDWMTNTCPEVWDDSGETIRYNWYDEGGATFLGEDPLILRMLPGSYA is encoded by the coding sequence ATGAGACAGGAGGAGGACGAAGTAAGGTACAGCGGGAAAGAAAGCGGCCTGCGCATGGAGGTACCGCCGGTGAGTCGGATGACGGTGATCACGGACAGGGAGAGGCTGAGCGGAGAGCCGGGAGCGGACTGTTTCCGGAACCCGGGCATCCGTGTGACGGAGGAAACGACGGAGAACGGTACGCTGATCCGGCTGGAGTCGGACCATGAGCCGGTCCGATGGGTGATCCTCCGCTTTGAAACGGATCTGAGCGCCGTCAGGCGGGTGCTGGGCGACGCGTGGGAGCGGGGATACGGAAATCTCGAGTGGCGGAGCGTGTCGGCGAACCGGCCGATGCCCTGGTATCTGCTGGCGGAGGAAGAGACGGCCGGATCCTCCCGCTACTTCGGCGCCGGCGTGCGGGTGAGGCCCTCGGCTTTCTGCTTCTGGGAGCTGGATCCGCGGGGACTGACGCTGTATCTTGATGTGCGCAGCGGCACGGAGGGCGTCCGGCTCGGCGGACGGACGCTGCCGATGGCGGAGGTGGTCATGCGCCGGATGGAAGGGATGACGGCGATGGAAGCCTCCTCGGCCTTCTGCCGGGCGATGTGCGATGACCCGCTTCTGCCGGCGGGCCCCGTGATCGGAAGCAACAACTGGTACTATGCCTACGGGGACATCACGGAAGAGTCGGTTCTCCGTGACGCCGAATGGACCGCGCGTATCGCGAAGGACTGCCGGACGGTTCCTTACATGGTGATCGACGACGGCTGGCAGGCGGCCCATGAGACAGACGGCTACAACGGCGGGCCCTGGGACCGTGGAAACGGGCGTTTCCCCGATATGGCCGCGCTGGCCGCGAAAATGAAGGCGCTGGGGACCCGGCCGGGGCTCTGGATCCGGCCGCTCTATGATCTGAGAACGCCCTATCCGGAAGAGTGGAGGCTGCCGCATACGGGCGCGCTCGATCCGTCCGTCCCGGAGGTGCGCCGGGAGATCGCGTCCATCGTCCGCCGGATCGGGGACTGGGGCTACGAGCTGATCAAATATGACTTTGTCACCTTTGACGTCTTCGGACGCTGGGGCTTTGAGATGCGCCCGTCGGTGACGGAAGGAAGCTGGCATTTCCATGACCGGAGTCTTACCGGCGCGGAGGTCGTCCGGACGCTGTACCGGACGATCCGGGACGCGGCGGCCGGCCGGTGCATGTCCCTCATCGGATGCAACGCGATCGGCCATCTGGGGGCGGGCCTCTTCGACATCAACCGCGTGGGGGACGATGTGAGCGGCCGGGAATGGGAGAGAACGAGGAATATGGGCGTCAATTCTCTCGCCTTCCGGCTTGGACAGCACCGTACGTTTTATGCCGTGGATGCGGACTGCGCCGGACTGACGGACCGGGCCGATTTCGGAAAGGTGAGGCAGTGGGCCGAGCTCATCGCGCGGACCGGCAGCGCCCTTTTCCTCTCCATTCGCCCCGGCCTGCTGACGGAAGAAGAGGAGCAGGAACTTGGCCGGATTCTCGCGATGGACATCTCTCACGCGGAGCGGCCGGCCGTACCCTGCGACTGGATGACGAATACATGCCCCGAAGTGTGGGATGACAGCGGAGAAACGATACGGTATAACTGGTATGATGAAGGCGGCGCGACTTTCCTCGGGGAAGATCCGCTGATCCTTCGCATGCTGCCGGGTTCATACGCCTGA
- a CDS encoding aldo/keto reductase — protein MYQAADSRYQTMQYRRAGRSGLLLPAISLGFWHNFGSTGVYDNMRQICRTAFDNGITHFDLANNYGPEYGSAERNCGRILRDDLMPYRDELIISTKAGYDMWEGPYGNWGSRKYLLASLDQSLRRLGLDYVDIFYHHRMDPDTPLEETMGALEQAVTSGKALYAGLSNYDGPTLEKAEAILRERHVPFVINQNRYSIFDRGPERNGLLETAARLGKGVITFSPLAQGLLTDRYLHGIPSDSRIRRDGRFLKESALTPDRLNRIRELNDLAASRGQTLAEMALAWLLAKDTVTSVLVGASRPSQLLDDIRCLQNTSFTEDELDAIDRIALG, from the coding sequence ATGTATCAGGCTGCGGATTCACGGTACCAGACCATGCAGTACAGACGCGCGGGCCGGAGCGGGCTGCTCCTCCCCGCGATTTCTCTCGGCTTCTGGCACAATTTCGGAAGCACCGGCGTCTACGACAACATGCGGCAGATCTGCCGGACTGCATTTGACAACGGCATCACGCACTTCGATCTGGCGAACAATTACGGGCCGGAATACGGAAGCGCCGAACGGAACTGCGGGCGGATTCTCCGTGACGACCTGATGCCCTACCGCGACGAGCTGATCATCAGCACCAAGGCCGGCTATGACATGTGGGAGGGGCCCTACGGGAACTGGGGCAGCCGGAAGTATCTGCTGGCCAGTCTTGACCAGAGTCTCCGGCGCCTCGGACTTGATTACGTGGATATCTTCTACCATCACCGGATGGATCCGGACACGCCGCTTGAGGAAACCATGGGCGCGCTGGAGCAGGCCGTCACCAGCGGCAAGGCGCTTTACGCAGGTCTTTCAAACTATGACGGGCCGACGCTGGAAAAGGCGGAGGCGATTCTGCGCGAGCGGCATGTGCCTTTTGTCATCAACCAGAACCGCTACTCCATCTTCGACCGGGGTCCGGAGCGGAACGGTCTGCTCGAAACGGCCGCGAGACTCGGAAAAGGCGTCATCACCTTCAGTCCCCTCGCTCAGGGTCTGCTCACGGACCGGTATCTTCACGGGATCCCGTCCGACAGCCGGATCCGCCGCGACGGCCGCTTCCTGAAGGAGTCCGCTCTGACGCCGGACCGGCTGAACCGGATCCGGGAGCTCAATGATCTCGCCGCCTCCCGCGGCCAGACGCTGGCGGAGATGGCGCTCGCCTGGCTGCTGGCAAAGGACACGGTCACCAGCGTTCTCGTCGGCGCGTCCCGCCCGTCGCAGCTGCTGGACGACATCCGCTGCCTGCAGAATACCTCCTTCACGGAAGATGAGCTGGACGCCATTGACCGGATCGCTCTGGGCTGA
- a CDS encoding HD domain-containing protein — translation MDKKRLDRQLKFILEIDKEKQVFRQTHLSGHGRRENDAEHAWHMAVAAWLLREYSNEPVDIGHVVLMCLIHDLVEIDAGDTYAYDEEGKKTQKAREEAAEERLFSMLPEDQSRELKALFDEFEAWETPEAKFAHAMDNLQPLLLNHSNDGGDWREHGVNRTQILGRQSKTALGSEDLYRVTEEIIRTHVEKGDIIDS, via the coding sequence ATGGACAAAAAAAGACTGGACCGACAGCTGAAGTTCATACTGGAAATCGATAAGGAAAAGCAGGTCTTCCGCCAGACCCATCTGAGCGGTCACGGACGGAGGGAAAATGACGCGGAGCACGCCTGGCATATGGCGGTCGCGGCCTGGCTGCTCAGGGAATATTCCAACGAACCGGTTGACATCGGCCATGTTGTGCTGATGTGCCTGATCCACGATCTGGTCGAAATCGACGCGGGCGATACGTACGCCTACGACGAGGAAGGCAAGAAAACGCAGAAGGCCCGGGAGGAGGCGGCGGAAGAACGTCTCTTCTCGATGCTTCCGGAGGATCAGAGCCGGGAGCTGAAGGCTCTTTTCGATGAATTCGAGGCGTGGGAAACGCCGGAGGCGAAATTCGCCCACGCGATGGACAATCTTCAGCCTCTTCTGCTCAACCACAGCAACGACGGCGGCGACTGGCGCGAGCACGGCGTGAACCGGACCCAAATCCTCGGACGGCAGTCAAAGACCGCGCTCGGCTCCGAAGACCTGTACCGTGTCACGGAGGAAATCATCCGGACGCATGTCGAAAAGGGAGACATCATCGACTCATGA
- a CDS encoding 4'-phosphopantetheinyl transferase family protein: protein MIAVYLTDIHEMPDPLDAPALIRPLTEERRDRILRCRRAETRRLGCAAGLLLAAVLPAYGLNPASLLKGPQGRPLSPGTTDFNLSHSGEGTVLAVSDHPVGCDLERLRIPPASFARRFFSDEEQRWICGQSGMRQAEAFFRIWTARESYLKLTGEGLTVPLHAFSAVPGAAGFRIVRENKTEDCLIWQSSVLIPDSGPSSSDGPASVSSIRPVGGMSSSRYILSVAGPAASAAPRIRRIGFRNLLELIRKPEIQESVLTRDESTVWL from the coding sequence ATGATCGCCGTCTATCTCACGGATATACACGAGATGCCGGATCCGCTTGATGCGCCGGCGCTCATACGGCCTCTGACGGAGGAGCGGAGGGACCGGATCCTGCGGTGCCGCCGGGCGGAAACCCGTCGGCTCGGGTGCGCGGCGGGCCTTCTGCTGGCCGCCGTTCTGCCGGCGTACGGTCTGAATCCCGCCTCTCTTCTGAAGGGACCGCAGGGCCGTCCGCTCTCTCCGGGGACTACCGATTTCAACCTGAGTCATTCCGGCGAGGGAACCGTACTGGCCGTCTCGGACCATCCCGTCGGATGTGATCTGGAGCGTCTCCGGATCCCGCCGGCTTCCTTTGCGCGCCGTTTCTTCTCCGACGAAGAGCAGCGCTGGATCTGCGGTCAGTCCGGGATGCGGCAGGCCGAAGCGTTTTTCCGGATCTGGACCGCCAGAGAAAGCTACCTCAAGCTGACCGGCGAAGGACTGACCGTCCCGCTGCACGCGTTTTCAGCAGTGCCGGGGGCAGCCGGCTTCCGTATCGTACGGGAGAACAAAACGGAGGACTGCCTGATCTGGCAGTCCTCCGTGCTCATTCCCGATTCCGGTCCGTCTTCCTCAGACGGACCTGCGTCCGTTTCCTCCATCCGCCCGGTCGGAGGAATGTCTTCCTCCCGTTACATCCTGTCCGTGGCCGGACCCGCAGCCTCTGCGGCGCCCCGAATCCGGCGCATCGGGTTCCGTAATCTGCTCGAACTGATCCGGAAACCGGAGATACAGGAGTCCGTCCTCACCCGAGACGAGAGTACAGTCTGGCTTTGA
- a CDS encoding SHOCT domain-containing protein, producing the protein MSALLNAVYQVPQYLMTLFTGQYRLYAFLAAAVFLIVMLFTNRVVTVLRDLFVLAAVVWGVVSYFRGQFEMFWICVGALVILAVFRLLRYIVVSITDSRRSRRIERAALAKAEKRRGSWKERKGYSGERPESGEGETEEENGEIPYISRDQRETEESRERRSVYDAAPVIPPEEKPLETADGPEGSGDTEDGEPEEAEGETGTLSSKTLSREQAISAAHKLRDLKDLGIMTPEEFEQIKARLYSRLG; encoded by the coding sequence ATGTCCGCATTGCTCAATGCCGTCTATCAGGTGCCTCAGTACCTGATGACGCTGTTTACCGGCCAGTACCGGCTGTACGCCTTTCTTGCCGCGGCTGTCTTTCTGATTGTCATGCTGTTCACGAACCGGGTGGTGACAGTTCTGCGGGATCTCTTCGTGCTGGCGGCTGTCGTCTGGGGCGTGGTTTCCTATTTCCGCGGACAGTTCGAGATGTTCTGGATCTGCGTGGGCGCTCTGGTGATTCTGGCTGTTTTCCGCCTGCTCCGGTATATCGTCGTGAGCATAACCGATTCCAGACGGTCACGCCGGATCGAGCGGGCCGCGCTGGCCAAGGCCGAGAAGCGCCGCGGCTCATGGAAGGAAAGAAAAGGATACAGCGGCGAGCGCCCCGAGAGCGGGGAAGGGGAAACGGAGGAGGAAAACGGCGAAATCCCCTACATCAGCCGCGATCAGCGTGAAACGGAGGAATCGCGGGAACGCAGGTCCGTGTATGATGCGGCGCCGGTAATTCCGCCGGAAGAGAAGCCGCTTGAGACGGCGGACGGGCCGGAGGGAAGCGGCGATACGGAAGACGGCGAACCGGAAGAGGCGGAAGGAGAGACCGGAACGCTGTCTTCGAAGACGCTGAGCCGGGAGCAGGCCATCAGCGCCGCGCATAAGCTCCGTGATCTGAAGGATCTCGGGATTATGACGCCGGAGGAATTTGAACAGATCAAAGCCAGACTGTACTCTCGTCTCGGGTGA
- a CDS encoding TetR/AcrR family transcriptional regulator — MPKDTRENIINALVELAMENPTRPDFSMSEIATKAGITRQAIYQKHFRNCGEIISDLRERSNSAIYHTFLQYDPSAGLNPFHYFADQILPLFYSNRKLIRCFYTTAIDPAWRGYIIGLYVKWGEDNYRTRSEELQLPDRTLTRLLVESTMAIVEVWICQENPSPPEEFRPIFLRLVKTPLYDILLPGTACPSDHV; from the coding sequence GTGCCCAAAGACACTCGAGAAAATATCATAAACGCTCTGGTCGAGCTGGCGATGGAAAATCCGACCCGGCCTGACTTTTCCATGAGCGAAATCGCAACGAAAGCCGGTATCACCAGACAGGCGATCTACCAGAAGCATTTCCGGAACTGCGGCGAGATCATCAGCGACCTGCGCGAGCGTTCCAATTCAGCGATCTACCATACGTTTCTGCAGTACGATCCGTCCGCCGGCCTCAATCCGTTCCACTACTTCGCCGATCAGATTCTTCCTCTGTTCTATTCGAACCGGAAGCTGATCCGCTGCTTCTATACAACGGCCATCGATCCCGCGTGGCGCGGATATATCATCGGGCTGTATGTCAAGTGGGGAGAGGACAATTACAGAACGCGTTCCGAAGAGCTTCAGCTTCCGGATCGGACTCTGACCCGTCTTCTCGTGGAATCCACGATGGCGATCGTGGAAGTATGGATCTGTCAGGAGAATCCGTCTCCTCCCGAGGAATTCCGTCCGATCTTCCTGAGGCTTGTGAAAACGCCCCTCTACGACATCCTCCTCCCCGGGACTGCCTGCCCGTCCGATCACGTCTGA
- a CDS encoding serine/threonine-protein kinase — protein MNMPVIGREIAGRYRLRGILGSGGSGTVYLAYDMILNKEWAVKAVPRSRRQAEDEIETLKTLSHPRLPRIVDAVREAGAVWIVMDLGEGGTLAEKIRRCGGQPEAAVIRWGIQLCGVLIYLASRKPPLIYRDMKPSNILLRPDGEVMLIDLGSAGGQAVLDAEQSGTPVFAAPEQTGIHGRVDPRSDIYSLGMTMIALLTGTEEPADITWKKLAFLEPPVSEPLIRVLRTATRERPSLRYQTAEDFRDALNGCRESERAGLAVRRKRALGAVGMALAGTLLLLAGSACRETLLTEMGAQYAGLLSEAAGLENSSARRAARCYEEAMTLLPSRSEAYLQYLEAMNRQGRTREGILNVAARIASGGKPDDEVAYRIGRLCFEGTESMERDYRGAERWFGRVDETRYPETVYCRAVCRMLEGGGTTDWKKLDQMLTAFAADSASYEDTKRRTEARLMIAGIYRGHQQGFAEAGISGCGRAAEVLEKAENEYTDEHSPEAAVMLRDVLSNLAAIYCIEEGPYSCFHPERAAAIYATLAEEADTKEERKEYAFREAAASQLTNDSERTVTLYRGLVRRYPEARTYFRFSLWLLDCGKKEEAEGYFRAGQRMKKAEECPEYEILRKRLSGGAAGAESGAETKTGVKSGKENGSEGVLPEAAETDSAAVTAQSEAAGTGPDLAAPGGGAEAKHADRRAAGGDS, from the coding sequence ATGAACATGCCGGTGATCGGCCGGGAGATTGCGGGACGGTACCGGCTCCGCGGGATACTGGGAAGCGGAGGAAGCGGAACCGTCTATCTCGCTTACGACATGATTCTGAACAAGGAATGGGCGGTGAAGGCGGTTCCGCGCAGCCGGCGTCAGGCTGAGGATGAGATCGAAACGCTGAAAACGCTGAGCCACCCGCGGCTGCCCAGGATTGTCGACGCGGTTCGTGAAGCCGGAGCCGTCTGGATCGTCATGGATCTGGGAGAGGGCGGAACGCTTGCGGAGAAGATCCGGCGGTGCGGCGGTCAGCCGGAAGCGGCGGTGATCCGGTGGGGGATTCAGCTCTGCGGCGTTCTGATTTATCTCGCGTCCCGGAAGCCGCCGCTGATCTACCGGGACATGAAGCCGTCCAACATCCTGCTCCGCCCGGACGGAGAGGTGATGCTGATCGATCTTGGTTCGGCCGGCGGTCAGGCTGTGCTGGATGCCGAGCAGTCCGGTACGCCCGTTTTCGCGGCGCCGGAGCAGACGGGGATCCACGGACGCGTGGACCCGCGCTCTGATATCTATTCGCTCGGCATGACGATGATCGCGCTGCTTACCGGAACGGAGGAGCCGGCGGACATCACATGGAAGAAGCTTGCGTTCCTTGAACCGCCTGTCTCCGAGCCGCTGATCCGGGTGCTGCGGACCGCCACGCGTGAGCGGCCGTCTCTCCGGTATCAGACGGCGGAGGATTTCCGCGATGCACTGAACGGATGCCGGGAGAGCGAACGGGCCGGACTGGCCGTTCGAAGGAAGCGGGCGCTCGGCGCGGTCGGCATGGCGCTGGCCGGGACCCTGCTGCTTCTCGCCGGCTCAGCCTGCCGTGAGACGCTGCTGACGGAGATGGGGGCGCAGTACGCGGGACTTCTGAGCGAAGCCGCCGGGCTGGAGAACAGCAGCGCGCGGCGCGCAGCCCGATGCTATGAGGAGGCGATGACGCTTCTTCCGTCCCGAAGCGAGGCGTATCTTCAGTATCTGGAGGCGATGAACCGCCAGGGAAGAACGAGGGAAGGCATACTCAACGTCGCGGCCCGTATAGCTTCGGGCGGTAAGCCGGACGATGAGGTGGCCTACCGGATCGGCCGGCTCTGCTTTGAGGGGACAGAATCGATGGAAAGGGATTACCGCGGCGCGGAGAGATGGTTCGGACGTGTGGACGAAACCCGTTATCCGGAGACGGTCTACTGCCGCGCGGTCTGCCGGATGCTCGAAGGCGGCGGGACAACGGACTGGAAAAAACTGGATCAGATGCTGACTGCCTTCGCGGCGGACAGTGCGTCTTATGAGGACACGAAGAGAAGAACGGAGGCGAGGCTCATGATCGCGGGCATATACAGAGGACATCAGCAGGGATTTGCGGAAGCGGGAATCAGCGGCTGCGGGAGGGCGGCGGAGGTGCTGGAAAAAGCGGAAAACGAGTATACGGATGAGCACAGTCCCGAGGCGGCGGTGATGCTCAGAGACGTGCTCAGCAATCTGGCCGCCATCTATTGCATCGAGGAGGGACCGTATTCCTGCTTTCACCCGGAACGTGCCGCGGCGATCTACGCCACGCTGGCGGAGGAAGCGGATACGAAGGAGGAACGGAAGGAGTACGCGTTCCGCGAAGCGGCCGCCTCACAGCTCACGAATGATTCGGAAAGAACCGTCACGCTGTACCGGGGGCTGGTCCGGCGCTATCCGGAGGCGCGTACATATTTCCGTTTCAGTCTGTGGCTTCTCGACTGCGGGAAAAAAGAAGAAGCGGAAGGATATTTCCGGGCGGGGCAGCGGATGAAGAAGGCGGAGGAGTGCCCGGAATATGAGATTCTGAGGAAGCGGCTTTCGGGTGGAGCGGCCGGCGCGGAGTCCGGCGCTGAAACGAAGACCGGAGTGAAGAGCGGGAAAGAGAATGGCTCAGAGGGAGTCCTGCCGGAAGCGGCCGAAACGGATTCTGCGGCGGTGACAGCGCAGTCGGAAGCGGCCGGGACGGGGCCGGATCTGGCTGCGCCGGGCGGCGGGGCGGAAGCGAAACATGCAGACAGAAGGGCGGCCGGCGGTGACAGCTGA